CTCCAACTAAGCCGACTGGGCCTTCAGCTGTATATTTGAATGTTGTTCCCGCTTGAGCAAGATAAGAAATATAAGTTACCAATGGTGCTGGAACCGTTGCATTCCATAGTGGGAAGGCAAATACTACTTTATCGGCAGCAAGGAATTGATTCAAGTATTGTTGCACGATATCGGCAATTTTCACTTCTTCTTCAGTCAATTCCATACCTTGGCTGCGTTTATATAGAGCAGTTATTGCTGTATTTCCGTAGTAAGGTAAGTTCAGGTTAAATAAATCCAATTCAGTTATTTCATCGTTACTATTTGCTTCCTTATATGTGTTCAGAAACGTTTCATACATTTTGACACTAATAGCTTGATCCGCTGGGCGGTCATTTGATTTAACAAATAATACTTTAGACATTTTTGTTCCCCCAATTGTTAATTTTGTATGTTATTAAAAAAATAGCATTTAATCCATATATCTCGAATTAACTGCAATTGCTACTTTCACATTATAAAACCGAAAATCCAATAAGGCAAGAAATTTGTTTTTTATTTTCAAATGTCCATTTTCATGAATTTTCACGGATTGACTTTTTATCCCCAATGCCTTCCAAGTAAGATACGAAAAAACCGAGAGCAATTTGCTCTCGGTTAAGTTAACTCTTTATGATGGAAGGGGCACTTACCTTTTATCGGTTCTATATCATCCCCTATGAAAAATTGTTTCCATTCATTATGATTTACATCTCCAAAGTGACTGATATCAGGATGTTTAGGAAGGTTATCCCATTTCTCCACTCGTTCCCGAACCTTTTCACGCGACATGATTCCGCCTTTTTCCGTTCCTTCCAGGCCTTCAAAGATCATCCTGGGTTGGAATCCAAGTACAAGACTATTTCCTAAATCTCGGGTTTTGCGCTGTTTATAAGCAGGTGCATTACCAAAGACGAAGATTGGTTCCCCTGCAAAATGATAGTCCCATAAATAATGCTCGGGATCTTTCGGCGTTTCGATTGGCCAAGGTTTTTCATCTGCTTTATGCAGGTATTGCAGGATATCCCAAAACCTTTTACGGTAAAATTCTATATCACCCTCTATCGATTCAGGCTCCATAAAGACAAAAAGACCATGCCTGATATATGGTGGTTCCTGAAATAAATCAAGAAAGCTTTCCACTGCTTTTGGGAGATTGGACCAATCTTCTTGGGTGATATAAGCATAACGAAGTTCCCCTTTATTTTCAGCTTTCATACCAAAATAACAAGGAAAGGTTTTATCGGTCACTGTATTATGGAATGTTTGATATTCTTTAATTAACCATTGCGGCACCCGATCGGGATTTGTCATATCTTCTTTTGTTAACAAACTTGAATTAGCAGTCAGCATTATTTTTCTCCTTACATCATTTTATTATATGTTACCCGCTTTGAATAAACTAAAACTTCTTCTGACTGGAATAAACTCAATCAATCGTATCCTATATAATTACTTCATTAGTTAAGAGATTATGACTGCATCCCAATTCATCGGAATTCAATTAAAAACTTTCGATCTGCCTATTAATCATTTTCTTTACATTGGGATAACCTAAGAAAAAAATAGGAGTGATGCAAATTGGCAAGGAGAAGGAAAATTCTAGTTTCTGAAGCACGAAAAGGACTCGATGATCTAAAAGCCAAAGTTGCTGGTACAAAGAATCCCGAAGAAGCAAAGTTTGAAGTAGCAAAAGAAATGGGCGTACCGCTGAAAAAGGATTATAACGGAGAACTGACCTCCAAGCAGAATGGAAAAATAGGCGGAAAGTTAGGCGGAGGCATGGTCAAGGAACTTATAAAGATGGCACAGGAAAACTTAGGAAAAAAACATTAAAAGAGCCGATCTCGGTTGGGGTTGCTCATTCAAAAGATCATATATTAAACGAACTGAATGAACGAAAAATTTCGGGACTTAATACATGGCAATCATTACTCAACGCAAAAGAGCCAACCTTTATAGGCTGGCTTTTTTTAGTATTAATTAATTCTCACGGGTGAAACTCTTGAAGCTATTGACATAATTAATTCCTCCGACATCGGGTAATTAGTGGCAGCTGGATCCGTCATTACTGCTTTAAGAATTCTTCCCATATCTGAATGGTCAATTCCATAGGCGCCGAAGTCGGAAGGCAGCCCAAGATCAGATAGGAAAACACGGAGCTTTTCTACCACTTTCGCTAAGATCCCTTTTGAATCTTCATCATGTATTTTCACATTAAAAGCTTCGGCCATAAAATGGGCCTTTGGAAGATATAAATCCGGATTTGTTTCCATGACGACCGGTAATAATACGGCATTAGCCAAACCATGCGGAATACGGAATAACGCCCCATATGCGTGGGCAAAGTTATGAACTGGAATCGCATTCAGTGCACTGCAAAATGCAGTGATTCCCATCATGCTTCCATGAAGCATCTCCATTCTGGCCTCAATATTCGTTCCGTCCTTTACGGCCCTCGGTAAGTTTCTTTCAATAACTCGAATGGCCTGATAAGCATACGCATCGGTTATTGTTGTCGCTGCAGGTGAAACGATCGCTTCAATTGCATATGTCAATGCATCTGCACCAGTAAACGCCGTAATGTCAGATGGCAGCCCGACTGTTAATTCGGGATCTAGAATGGCAACATCCGAACTTAAAAAAACATTGTATATATTCATTTTGACTTTTTTACGTTCATTATATATGACTGCGATCGGGGATACTTCAGAACCGGTCCCTGCTGTTGTGGCTACGGAAATATGCGGGATATTCATGGATTGCGCTTTTGGAAAACCCTCATACAGATAACCGCTTGGTATCGAATCATTTATATCCGTAATTCCTTTATATAATCCGAATTTCAATGCCTTTGCTGTATCGATGACACTCCCTCCACCAATGGCAAGTATGGCATCGGCATTCACTTCGCGTGCATATTTCAATGCTTCGTTTACACATTCACTAGCTGCGTCTTGTGTAACATCCAGAAACTGTCCAACTATTTCAGC
This sequence is a window from Brevibacillus sp. JNUCC-41. Protein-coding genes within it:
- a CDS encoding FMN-dependent NADH-azoreductase, with the protein product MSKVLFVKSNDRPADQAISVKMYETFLNTYKEANSNDEITELDLFNLNLPYYGNTAITALYKRSQGMELTEEEVKIADIVQQYLNQFLAADKVVFAFPLWNATVPAPLVTYISYLAQAGTTFKYTAEGPVGLVGGKKVALLNARGSDYALPGMDAGEMAEKYVTMNLNLWGITNPETVVIEGHNQYPDRSQDIVAEGLAKVAETAAKF
- a CDS encoding YqcI/YcgG family protein; the encoded protein is MLTANSSLLTKEDMTNPDRVPQWLIKEYQTFHNTVTDKTFPCYFGMKAENKGELRYAYITQEDWSNLPKAVESFLDLFQEPPYIRHGLFVFMEPESIEGDIEFYRKRFWDILQYLHKADEKPWPIETPKDPEHYLWDYHFAGEPIFVFGNAPAYKQRKTRDLGNSLVLGFQPRMIFEGLEGTEKGGIMSREKVRERVEKWDNLPKHPDISHFGDVNHNEWKQFFIGDDIEPIKGKCPFHHKELT
- a CDS encoding alpha/beta-type small acid-soluble spore protein, whose amino-acid sequence is MARRRKILVSEARKGLDDLKAKVAGTKNPEEAKFEVAKEMGVPLKKDYNGELTSKQNGKIGGKLGGGMVKELIKMAQENLGKKH
- a CDS encoding iron-containing alcohol dehydrogenase → MKVNAHSNFWLRSSVYSGTNTRSLIPALFNGFGAKRILLVSDAGLENAGVVKKVAETFEQQKLGAKAEIVGQFLDVTQDAASECVNEALKYAREVNADAILAIGGGSVIDTAKALKFGLYKGITDINDSIPSGYLYEGFPKAQSMNIPHISVATTAGTGSEVSPIAVIYNERKKVKMNIYNVFLSSDVAILDPELTVGLPSDITAFTGADALTYAIEAIVSPAATTITDAYAYQAIRVIERNLPRAVKDGTNIEARMEMLHGSMMGITAFCSALNAIPVHNFAHAYGALFRIPHGLANAVLLPVVMETNPDLYLPKAHFMAEAFNVKIHDEDSKGILAKVVEKLRVFLSDLGLPSDFGAYGIDHSDMGRILKAVMTDPAATNYPMSEELIMSIASRVSPVRIN